Part of the Natronobacterium gregoryi SP2 genome, GCGCCGGTAAATCGTTACAGTAATCCGTATTAGTCGAAAAACGCGGACTGGAGCTATGAGTTCTCCGTCGAGCCGAAACTGGTTCTTCAGAAGCGCTGCCGAGCGACCGCCGACGAACGGCATCGTCGTCGCTGGCACGCTCGCCGTGAGCGCTGTTGGCGGTTTTCTCGCCGTGCTCGTACAGCTCACCAGTGTCGCCCCGGGTGGCTCGGAACCGTCGTCGTCTCGATGTTGCTCCTCGTCCGACAGGCAGCAGTCGCCCTTTCTCGAGCGATCGCGGTCGCCGTAACTCGATCGGTAAGTGTCACGAAAAACTTAGAGGGTTCCTCGGAGTCGCACCGCGTCCTCGGTGATCTCTTCGATGCTGCCCTCGTCGAGGGGGTGTGCCTCCTCGGTGGCCACACCCCAGCCGAGTTTCGCTTTGATCGTGTCGGCAAGCCCTGGATCGGGCTCGACGTAGCCGTGGCCGTCTTCGACCGTCACGATTCGACCGACTTCGGTCCCGTCAGTGTTCAGTACGCGTTTCCCCTCGTCGTCTTTGGTGATCGTCTCCCGATTCATGCGTTCCCGGCCCCGGTAGGGACCGAGTTACAGGGCGGTAGGGCCGGTGTGGAATAAACGGACGAAACCGTTGTACAGGGGTACTAGATCGTTGCCTCGAGCAAAACGGCAGCCGAACTGATCGTTCCGCAGCCGGCGACTGTTCGATTTCCGGAAACGACGGGTAACAGGCGTCTACCTCCAGATAACACAAGGTTTATACCGGTAGTACCGTATTACCGGGTGAGCAATGGACGCGTACGAGTTCCCCGGCTCGGTCGACGATCCCCGCGTCACCGAGCGGTTTTGCCGCCGGGCCACCGGTGCGGACGGCGACGTTACCCTTCTCGGCGTCGTTCACGATCATCCCGCAAGCGTCGGCCGCGTCGAACGCTCTCTCGAGGCACTCGATCCGGAGACGTTGGCGCTCGAGTTGCCGCCCGCAGCGGTCCCACTGTACCGGGCGTACGCCCGTGACGCCGGTGATCGACCCGATTTCGGTGGTGAGATGAGCACCGCAATCGGGGCTGCCCCCGACGCTGCCGTCGTCGGCATCGACGCACCGAACTGGTCGTTCCTCCGGCGACTCTTGACACGGCTGGTCGCCGACCGCGTCTCGCCACGCATCGCTCGCCGCGTCGTTTCGAGTCTCGGCGGCGCGACCCGTGAGGCAGTGGCCTGTCGGGTAGCCGCGACGGTGACGAAGGCGACGTCGATGACGGTCGCGTACGATCACGACCCCATCGAGTACGACTGCACTCACGACGATCCGCCGGAACGACAGGCAGCCCACGAACGCTCACACGTCGCCAGCGTCCGCGCCCTGCTTGGCAGCGTTGCGGGCGGCGAGAGTGCCCTCGCTTACAGAGACGAGACCCGCGAACGGTGTATGATCGACCGACTCGAGGAGCTCCGACGAGACGAGTGCGAAGTCGTTGCCGTCGTCGGCGTCGACCACCTCGAGCGGTTGGCCGACGAGCTATCGACGTAACCGGGGCCTGATACGGAACGTCGGCCGACTCCGTTGCGATCGCTGTCTCCTGTCGGAATCGGACAACAGCGCCGCCCTCGGCCGATCGTCGCTCCCGCCGATCCGAAAATACATATATCTGGTTGATAGCTTTTTCATATGATACGTCGGGACCTGCTCGCTCTCAGCAGTGGAGCACTCGCGGCGTTTTTCGCCGGCTGTTCCGACGAAACCGAACGCCCCGATATCGAGTACCGGCTTTCGATCCGGAACGGGACCACCGACAGTCGCGAGTACGTCGTGACGGCGTACGCCGATGGCAGCCGGATACACGACGAGACGTACGCCCTCACGAACGGTGAGCGCGCTCTCGAGACCGTTCTCGTCGAGCAGCCGATAACCAAAGTACGGGTCGAGGTCCCTGGCGAACACTCATACACCATCTACGACGTGCCGCCGTGTGAGTCGACCCCGGACGAATCGTGGTACGGGACACTCGTCGTCGACAACGACGGTGCGTCCGAACTGACGGCGTCTTTCGAGTGTGCCTGAGGCGGCTCACCGATCCGTTCTCGAGTCGGATGCGGGCGGGTCGATCAGGATTTCGCCGTCGCTGTAGACCGTCACGCGGTGATCGGCGACGACGAACGAGACGTGGCCGCCGAGGCGGGCAGTGCCGTCGTGACGCGGGCGAAAGAGTTTGTCGAGAGCGTCGGGGTCGACGGCGTCGTACAGCGAGATCCGTCCGTCAGTCGGATCGACCCCC contains:
- a CDS encoding HalOD1 output domain-containing protein, translating into MHERTSPSSSSSRPAVYRAVHDPDSPATLSTTVVHALADCMGVDPTDGRISLYDAVDPDALDKLFRPRHDGTARLGGHVSFVVADHRVTVYSDGEILIDPPASDSRTDR